CCTTTACTATAATAAATATACAAAAAATACAAAACGCCTTCAGGACACACCAACATAATATTGCCGGTGAACCCAAAGGCGCCATTGCCCTAACCAAGATACCCCTTTGTATCTTGCCCAGTATTTAATTACATTATCAGTATAACATGCAGGGTAAATGTTGACAAGAGGTTTAAAAATGTATACAGGATTATTCAGCAAAAGCCAGAATTATAGCTCTGGCTACTTCTGCCTTGGTTTGACGTTTGTCCATAGCCAGTTTTTGAATATAGCGATAAGCCTGTTCCTCTGTCATCTGACGGTACTTAATCAGCATGGCCTTAGCCTGATCCAGCAATTTACGGGTTTCCAGGTCGTCTTTTAAAGACTGAATCTCCCGGATCAGCTCCTGACTCTGACGAAAGCGGGCCAGAGCCAGGTCCACTGCCGGCAGCAAATTCAGTTCATTTACCGGCTTCAATAAATAGGAGACAGCCCAGCTGGTCTGTACTATTGTTCGCAGCTCCTCTGCTTGAGAATAATTGGCCAGTACCAGTACAGGGGCCAGCCGTTCCTGGTCCAGAATGCGCACCAGTTCCAAATAAGGCAAGCCAGGCAAATTGGTAGCCAGTACCACCAGATCTGGCTGAGTAGCCCGGGCCAGGGTCAAAGCCGTGGCACTGTCACTGGCCTCCCCAATAACAATAAAGCCAGCCCGGCTTAAAATTTCCTTGATTTTATTTCTGGTTCTGCCATCTTTTTCAGCTACCACTGTGCGCAACTGCACCGTTCTTTCCTCCTCTCCACTCCTTTATTTTAGCAGAAAAGCCTGCCCCTGAACAGGGCAGGCTTTCTCTCCTGCTATATTTCTTCCAACCCCAGGCTGATAGCAATAGCCCGGTTAACTTTTTCCATGATCTCCTCATCCAGAGTACTAACTTTCTCCCTCAGCCGGCTTTTATCGATGGTGCGAATCTGTTCCAGCAATATCACAGAATCCTTTTCCAGACCGCTGATTTTAGCTTTAATCTCCACATGGGTGGGGAGTTTGGCTTTACTGATCTGGGAAGTAATGGCCGCCACTATGGTGGTGGGACTATGCTGGTTGCCAATATCATTTTGCAGGACCAGAACTGGTCGAGTTCCGCCCTGTTCTGAGCCCACCACCGGGCTAAGCTCTGCGTAAAAGATATCACCGCGGCGAATCCGCATACTTATTCCCCCTCTGCCGCTTGCCACAGGGGAAGGGTTCCATCGACCTCCAGGCCCATATACTCGTTAGCCAGAGACAGGTTAATCGGGGCCATTTCCATATAGCCGCGGATCATTTGCTCCCTGATCTGCCGTTTTTTTCGTTCTGCTATATAGTGCTGGACAGCTTCACGAAATAACTGGCTGCGGTTCAGTTTTTCCGCTGAAGCCAGACCATCCACCTCAGCCAGCAATTGATCGGGCAGGCTGATCATCACCCTTCTGGATTCAGCCAAGCTCCACACCCCCTGTTAGGTTCATACCGTATATCAAGAGACCATGCTTTATTATATACGCCTACCATAGTATTGTCAATATTGGCAGACCCTATACAGTGACGTCCTCCCCTCAATAAATTGAGGGGCATCCTTAAGCGGATGCACGCAGGTTTTTATCCCCGCGCTTTGGTTCGTGGACTCCGTGCCATCCCAAACGGAACGACAGGACCACGAGCCGCGCCACACGGCCACTACTCCCCTTTATGGGAGATACCTTGTACTTCTTCTCGAAAATGTTCAAGGCCCCGTTCACGTCCGCCTGCGCCCTCCAGCCGCAGGAACACTCGTATAACCCCCGGCTTTTCCGGTTGGAGGACAAGACGCGCCCGCAGACGTGGCAAGTGACTGACGTACCTCTCTCATTCACGTCGTCCCGGACCACAATCCCCGCCAAAGCACCCTTGTACTTGAGCATGTTGATGAGCTTCCGGTACGGCCAGGCGTGCAGACGTTGGTTCAGCTGGTCCCCATAGTCGGTGCTTTCACGGATACCGTTGATGTCACCTATGGCTATCTCCTTCACGCCCCGCCGCACACACTCTGCAATGAAGTGGGACGTGGCTACGTGCAGTAACTGTTCTACCTGCTTCTTCTCCCGGTGCGCTACCTGTCCCCATCTCCGGGAATTCCGTTGAAGGCTGGCCCGTACCTTCTGCCAGTACCGCCTTATGGCCTTGACTAGCCTGCCGGAGTAAAGCGTTACCGTGCCATCGCCAAAGGCGCAGGCCATAAGGACCGTCTCCCCGAGGTCCACCGCTACTCTCTCCGTCCCGCTATTTTCACGGGCCTTAACCTCCACCACCAGACGGGCCTCTATCTGCCCGGAAATCTTGTCGTAGGTGATGGAAAGCTCCCGCACCCGGTCGTACTCAATACCAGGACGGTGAGATATGCGGAAAGAAACCTGTTTTACACCATCTTCCCGGCTGGTGCCCAGACTCAGAGTGACTCTGTTTTTATCTACCCTGAACCCGCTTTGGACATATTTGAGCGGAGAAAGATAATTTTTATGGCGGAAGCCGGGAGCCTTGTGTTGTGTGAGACCCTTTTTCTTGAGAGCAAAGAAAGACCTATATGCTTCCCGTACCTCATCACGGGTGAGCTGGACTGACATCGAGTAATACCCTTTGACCCTGGGTAGCTCCTTTAAGATGCGGTTGAGGTTCTTTCGAGAAATATTTACTTTCCCGTTTTCTTTGTACTCTTCCCGCAGGTGCCACAGGAGGCCGTTGTAGACCTTGGTGGCACAGAACATGGCGTCTTTTAGAACAGCTTCGGTCTGAGAATCTGCGTGGACCTGCGCCTTGAGAGTGATTAAAGGCATCCAATTACCTCCTGGTTTTCGTCTTTATACCATTATGATAACATAACATGAAATTTCTGTAAATATCAGAGTGAGGGGGTCCGTGTATCCCCTCAATGAATTGAGGGGGATTACTGCCCCCTCGCGCTCCCCCATTACTCTAAATATGGATGGCCAGGTCATGGGCTACCTCTGCTGCCTCCAGCATAGCTTCCGCCAGGGTGGGGTGAGCATGAACTGTGCGGGTAATCCCCGCAAGTCCCAAACGGTTGACCAGGGCCAGAGTTCCCTCAGCGATCAGGTCGCTGGCGTGGGGCCCTATAATATGCCAGCCCAGAATTTCCCCGCTTTCCGCCTCAATAACGATTTTGACAAATCCCTCAGTTTCCCCCATGGCCTGGGCTTTACCAATAGCCATAAAGGGAAATTTGGCAGTTTTAACTTTATATCCTCTGGCTTCTGCTTCCAGGGCAGTCAAACCCACCGTGGCAATTTCCGGTCGGGTAAAAATACAGGCTGGAACCTCTTCCACTTTGAGGGGCGGCAGTTCCTTGCCCAGGATATGGGCTACTGCTACCAGGCCCTGATAACTGGCTACATGGGCCAGCTGCAGTTTGCCGGTAATATCCCCGATAGCATATATACCCGGCACGCTGGTACATCCATATTCGTCTACCAGCACCTCTCCTCTTTCTCCCAAAGCTACTCCTAAATTCTCCAGGCCAATACCTCTGGTATTGAGCTGACGACCAATCGAAATCAAAACCAGGTCAGCCGCTACTTTTTCCCCGTTGGACAAAGTAAGAGTAATTTCCTCCCCCTTTTCCACCTGTTCCACTTTAACCCCGGCTTTGACACTGATGCCAGCTTTACGGAAGATAACTCCCAGTTGACGGCTGATTTCCGGATCCACTGTGGGCAGAATGGATTTCATAGCTTCGATTACCGTAACTTCACTGCCCATTTCCCGGAAAATCGAGGCAAATTCACAGCCGATAACACCGCCACCGATAATCGCCAGGCGCCTGGGAATCTCCATCAGATTCAAAGCCTCATTACTGGTGATTACCCGCTGGCCATCATAACCCAGGTCTGTAATCAGTGCCGGTTCGGAACCTGTAGCCAGTATGATGTTTTGTCCTGTCAGTACCAGCTCTTCTCCTTCTGGTGTATTTACCGTGACCTGGTTAGTTCCCGTTAAACGTCCAGTTCCTTTTACCAGGGTAATTTTATTCTTTTTGAACAGGAAGTGAATTCCCTTTACCA
Above is a genomic segment from Carboxydocella sporoproducens DSM 16521 containing:
- a CDS encoding ANTAR domain-containing response regulator; the protein is MQLRTVVAEKDGRTRNKIKEILSRAGFIVIGEASDSATALTLARATQPDLVVLATNLPGLPYLELVRILDQERLAPVLVLANYSQAEELRTIVQTSWAVSYLLKPVNELNLLPAVDLALARFRQSQELIREIQSLKDDLETRKLLDQAKAMLIKYRQMTEEQAYRYIQKLAMDKRQTKAEVARAIILAFAE
- a CDS encoding type II toxin-antitoxin system PemK/MazF family toxin, whose translation is MRIRRGDIFYAELSPVVGSEQGGTRPVLVLQNDIGNQHSPTTIVAAITSQISKAKLPTHVEIKAKISGLEKDSVILLEQIRTIDKSRLREKVSTLDEEIMEKVNRAIAISLGLEEI
- a CDS encoding CopG family ribbon-helix-helix protein; its protein translation is MAESRRVMISLPDQLLAEVDGLASAEKLNRSQLFREAVQHYIAERKKRQIREQMIRGYMEMAPINLSLANEYMGLEVDGTLPLWQAAEGE
- a CDS encoding RNA-guided endonuclease InsQ/TnpB family protein; this translates as MPLITLKAQVHADSQTEAVLKDAMFCATKVYNGLLWHLREEYKENGKVNISRKNLNRILKELPRVKGYYSMSVQLTRDEVREAYRSFFALKKKGLTQHKAPGFRHKNYLSPLKYVQSGFRVDKNRVTLSLGTSREDGVKQVSFRISHRPGIEYDRVRELSITYDKISGQIEARLVVEVKARENSGTERVAVDLGETVLMACAFGDGTVTLYSGRLVKAIRRYWQKVRASLQRNSRRWGQVAHREKKQVEQLLHVATSHFIAECVRRGVKEIAIGDINGIRESTDYGDQLNQRLHAWPYRKLINMLKYKGALAGIVVRDDVNERGTSVTCHVCGRVLSSNRKSRGLYECSCGWRAQADVNGALNIFEKKYKVSPIKGSSGRVARLVVLSFRLGWHGVHEPKRGDKNLRASA
- the lpdA gene encoding dihydrolipoyl dehydrogenase translates to MHYDIVILGGGPGGYVAAIRAAQWGARVAVVEKEELGGTCLNRGCIPTKVFTAAAGRMAQLKEAADWGLETGPVQIQWEKILNRKNQVVARLVKGIHFLFKKNKITLVKGTGRLTGTNQVTVNTPEGEELVLTGQNIILATGSEPALITDLGYDGQRVITSNEALNLMEIPRRLAIIGGGVIGCEFASIFREMGSEVTVIEAMKSILPTVDPEISRQLGVIFRKAGISVKAGVKVEQVEKGEEITLTLSNGEKVAADLVLISIGRQLNTRGIGLENLGVALGERGEVLVDEYGCTSVPGIYAIGDITGKLQLAHVASYQGLVAVAHILGKELPPLKVEEVPACIFTRPEIATVGLTALEAEARGYKVKTAKFPFMAIGKAQAMGETEGFVKIVIEAESGEILGWHIIGPHASDLIAEGTLALVNRLGLAGITRTVHAHPTLAEAMLEAAEVAHDLAIHI